In Actinoplanes octamycinicus, the genomic window TCATCAGACGTGCGCCGCCGTCGAGCAGTTCGCCGGCAGCCGCCTCGATCGTCTCGATCGCCTCGTTGATGTTGAACGGGTTCGCGCTGATGTCGCCGGCGTCAGCGACCTGCGAGTAGTGGTATGGGTAGATTCCCTGGGCCGGGTTGTACGGCCGGAGCATCCGGGACGCCTCGCGGACGGCGTTCCCGCCGAACCGGGCGCCCGGCCGGTAGGACACCCCCGAGTCGAAGGGGACGCCCACCACCGCCACCTCGGCTGAGTCGACCTGGTCGAGCCGGGGGATCCGGCCGAAGGTGGCCGGCCCCGCGAAGTGCAGGGTGCGGTCGCTCTCCTCGGGTGCCAGCGGCTGATTTACGCCGCCTGGTGCCTCCGTCATGGTTGTTCACTCCTCCTGGTTCCGGTGACTTCAGTCTTTGATCTCGCAGATCAGCGCCCCGCTGTGCACGTTCGTGCCGACCTCGGCGGTCATGCCCTTGATGACGCCCGCGCGGTGGGCCTGCAGCGGCTGCTCCATCTTCATCGCCTCGAGGACGACGATCAGGTCGCCGGCCGCCACCCGCTGACCGTCGGCGACGGCGACCTTCGTGATGGTTCCGTGCATCGGGGAGGTCAGCGCCTCGCCGCCACCGGTGCCGCCCCCGGCCGAGGCGGCTCGGCGCTGCGGCGGCCGTTTGGCCTGACCGGCTGTCGGGGTGGCCCCGCTCAGGCCGGCCGGGAGGGTGACCTCGACCCGCTTGCCGCCCACCTCGACGATCACGGTCTCCCGTTCGGCCGCGACGGCCGTTTCGCCGGCCGGCGCCGGATACGGATCGATCCGGTTGTCGAACTCGGACTCGATCCAGCGGGTGTGCACGCCGAAGGGGCTGTCGTCCTCGGGGGCGAACGCCGGATCGGTGACCACCGCCCGGTGGAACGGCAGTGTGGTGGCGATCCCGTCGACCTGGAACTCGGCCAGGGCGCGGCGGGCCCGCTGCAGCGCCTGGCGCCGATCGCGGCCGGTGACGATCAGCTTGGCCAGCATCGAGTCCCACGCCGGTCCGATCACCGCACCGGTCTCGACGCCGGTGTCCAGGCGTACCCCGGGGCCGGCCGGCGGCGCGAACCGAGTCACCGTGCCCGGCGCGGGCAGGAACCCCCGGCCCGGGTCCTCGCCGTTGATCCGGAACTCGATCGAGTGGCCTCGGGCGGGCGGGTCGTCGTACCCGAGGTGTTCGCCGGCGGCCAGCCGGAACATCTCCCGGACCAGGTCGATGCCGGTCACCTCCTCGGTGACCGGGTGTTCGACCTGCAGCCGGGTGTTGACCTCCAGGAAGGCGATGGTGCCGTCCCGGCCGACGAGGAACTCGCAGGTCCCGGCGCCGACGTAGCCGGCCTCGCGGAGGATCGCCTTGGACGCGCGGACCAGGGTGTCGCGCTGCCCGGGCGTCAGGTACGGGGCCGGGGCCTCCTCGACCAGCTTCTGATGCCGGCGCTGCAGGGTGCAGTCGCGGGTGGACACCACCACCACGGCGCCGTGCCGGTCGGCCAGGCACTGCGTCTCGACGTGCCGGGGCCCCTCCAGGTAGCGCTCGACGAAGCACTCGCCACGGCCGAACGCGGTGACCGCCTCGCGGACCGCCGAGTGGTACAGCTCGGGGATGTCGGCCAGGTCGCGGGCCACCTTCAGGCCGCGGCCGCCACCGCCGTACGCGGCCTTGATGGCGACCGGGAGACCGTGCTCGGCGGCGAACGCGATCACCTCGTCGGCGTCGGCGACCGGGTTCGGTGTGCCAGGGGCGAGCGGAGCGCCGACGCGTCCGGCGAGGTGCCGGGCGGTGACCTTGTCGCCGAGGGCCCGGATCGCCGCCGGGGGCGGGCCGATCCAGGTCAGTCCGGCGTCCAGGACGGCCTGGGCGAAGTCGGCGTTCTCCGACAGGAACCCGTATCCCGGGTGGACCGCGTCGGCGCCGGACTCGGCCGCGGCTCGCAGCACCTTGGCGATGTCCAGGTAGCTTTCCGCCGGGGTGTCCCCACCCAGGGCGTACGCCTCGTCGGCGACCCGCACGTGCAGGGCGTCGCGGTCCGGCTCGGCGTACACCGCGACCCCGATCAGCCCTTCGTCGGAACAGGCCCGCGCGATGCGGACCGCGATCTCGCCGCGGTTGGCGATGAGTACCTTGCGCACGACAGCTCCTCGGTTTGTCCGGTGACGGTCATCGGGTGGGCGGGGGCAACCAGCCCGCGGCCCGCCAGGCGCCCGGCCCGAGCTCGGCTGGGCGGCCGGTCATGTGCCGGGCGGGCGCCGCCCATGTCCCGCCGGCCGCCTGCCCGGGCTCGATGCTGGGCGTCCGGGACCGCAGCACGATGGCGACCACGACCGCGGCCAGTTGTTCGGCGCTCGGCTCTCCGGTCACGACGAGGTGCGTCCGCGCCGTGCTCACAGCGGGATGTTCCCGTGCTTGCGGGAGATCCGGGTGCTGCGCTTGTCCCGGAGGGCGTCCAGGGCGCGGGTGACGGCGAGCCGGGTCTCGTGCGGCATGATCACCTCGTCGACGTAGCCACGTTCGGCTGCGACGTACGGGTTGCACAGGGTGCGTTCGTACTCGGCGCGCAGGCGACGCCGTTCGGCCGCTGGGTCGTCGGCCTCGGCGACCGCGCGCCGGTGCAGGACGGTCACCGCGCTCTCGCCGCCCATCACCGCGATCTCCGCGGTCGGCCAGGCCAGATTGATGTCGACGCCCAGGTGCTTGGAGCCCATCACGCCGTATCCGCCGCCGTAGGCCTTGCGGGTCACCACGGTGACCATCGGGACGGTCGCCTCCGCGTACGCGTAGATCAGCTTGGCGCCACGCCGGATGATGCCGTCGGTCTCCTGCTCCAGGGCCGGCAGGAAGCCGGGCACGTCGACGAAGCTCAGGATCGGCACGTGGAACGCGTCGCACATCCGGATGAACCGGGCGGCTTTCTCGCACGCGTCGATGTCCAGGGCGGCCGCGGCGACCATCGGCTGGTTGGCCACCACCCCGACGCTGCGCCCGGCTACCCGGCCCAACCCGCAGATGATGTTGCGGGCGAACAACTGCTGGGTCTCCAGCAGCTCGCCGTCGTCGAGCACGGTGCGGATCACCTGCTGCATGTCGTACGGCTGATTGGGCCGATCCGGAATGATCGTGTCCAGCCGGCGGTCGCCGTCGGTGACGTCGGTGGCCACCGGGGTGTCGAAGACCGGCGGTTCCTGCATGTTGTTCGACGGCAGGTGGCTGAGCACCAGCCGGACGTACTCGAACGCGTCCTTCTCGTCCTGGGCCAGGTAGTGCGACGAACCCGAGACGGTGTTGTGCCGCATCGCGCCGCCCAGCTGCTCCCGGTCGACCCGCTGGCCGGTGACGGTGTGCAGCACGTCCGGGCCGGTCACGAACATGTGCGAGATGTTCTCCACCATCACCACGACGTCGGTGACCGCCGGCGCGTACACCGCGCCGCCCGCGCACGGACCCACCATCAGGGAGATCTGCGGGATCACCCCAGACGCGGCGACGTGGCGTTTGACCAGCTCGGCGTAGTACGCCAGGGAGACGACACCCTCCTGGATCCGGGCGCCGCCGGAGTCGTTGATCCCGATGATCGGGCAACCGGTCCGCAGCGCCAGGTCCATCACCTTGACGATCTTCTCGCCGTACACCTCACCGAGGCTGCCGCCGAAAACGGTGAAGTCCTGGGCGAAGACGCAGACCCGCCGGCCGTCGATGGTGCCGTACCCGGTGACCACGCCGTCGCCCAGCGGCCGGTGCCGGTCCATCCCGAAATCCCGGCTGCGGTGCCGGGCGAAGGCGTCCAGCTCGACGAACGAGCCCGGGTCGAACAGTGCGTCGATCCGCTCGCGCGCTGTCATCTTGCCCTTGGCGTGCTGGCGTTCGGCGGCATCGGTCGTGGCCCCGGCGGCCAGTTCCGCGCGGCGGCGGCCCAGTTCGGCGAGCCGGTCCGCGGTGCTCGCCGAGATCTCGTCAGCGGACATCGGCGGCACCTGCCCGTACCGGCTGGACCGGCTCGGCCGCGGTGAGCTGGCCGTCCAGGTACAGCGAGCGGCAGGCGCGGCGCTGGACCTTGCCGCTGGAGGTGCGGGGCACGGTGCCGCGCTGAACCAGCAGGATTTGGTCGGCGTCCAGCCGTACGCCGTCGCGGATCGCGGCGTGGATCCGGTCGCGCAGCTGAGCCGGGCCGGTCGCCCGCAGCACCCGGCCATCGGCCTCGACCACGACGATCAGCTGCTCGGTTCGCCCGTCGTCGACCGAGAAGGCGGCGGCGCAGTTGGTGCGCAGTCCCTCGGCGGCGGACTCGGCGAGCAACTCGATGTCCTGCGGGTAGTAGTTGCGGCCGCTGCGGATGATGACGTCCTTGAGCCGGCCGGTCACATACAGCTCGTCGTCAACAAGAAAACCTAGGTCACCGGTACGCAGGTAGGCCGCGTCCGTCGGATCGCCGGCGATCCGCGCGGCGAACGTCTCGGCGGTCTCCCCGGCACGGTCCAGATAGCCCAGGGCGACGCACGGCCCGTGGATCCACACCTCACCGACGACGCCGGGCGGGCAGAGCGCGCGGGTCTGCGGGTCGACCACCCGCACCCGGGTGCGCCCGGCCGCCCGGCCCGACCCGACCAGCGGCTGCACGTCGGCGGCGCCGGCGACCGCCGGCTCGGCCCGTCCTTCCCGCAATGCGCGGCTCGACACCCACCGCACGCTGGGCAGCTCGCTCTCCACCGAGGCGGTCGCCTTGAGGGTGTTCTCGGCGAGGCCGTATCCGGCGCACATCGCCTCCGCGGCGAACCCGGCCGCGGCGAATCGTTCGGTGAACGCCTCGATGGTGTGCCAGCGCACCGGCTCCGCGCCGTTGGCCGCGACCCGCCAGCAGGACAGGTCCAGAGCGTCGCCGGGCGCCGTCTCGGCGGCACGCACGCACAGGTCGTAGGCGAAACTGGGCGCCGCCGCATGCGTGCCCCGGAACCGGGAGATGGCCCGCAGCCAGCGCTGTGGACGGCGGATGAACGCTTCGGGCGCCATCAGATAGGCCGGGATGCCGGCGCACAGCGGCAGCATGATGCCGAACAGCATGCCCATGTCGTGAAACAGCGGCAGCCAGGACACCACCACGTCATCGGTACGCAGCGGCCACGACTCCTCGGTCTCGGCGACGTTGGCGACGAAGTTCGCGTGGGTGACCATCACCCCCTTCGGGTCACCGGTGGAGCCCGAGGTGTACTGCAGCAGCGCGATGTCGCCGGGCTCCGGCGCGGCGCCGGACCACCCGTCGGCCGGCGGCACGAGCGACTCGGTGTCGATCAGCACCAGCCCGTGCAGTTCGGGGGCGTCCGCGAAGTCCGCCTCCAGGCGCTGCTTGATCGCGCCGGTGGTCAGCACCGTCGTGGTGCCGGCGTCGTCGGCGATCCGGCGCAACCGTCGCAGGCTGCTGCGCCGGTTCGGCACCTGCACCGGCGCGGCCGCGATCCGGGCGTGCAGGCAGCCCAGCAGCGTACGGATGAACTCCAGCCCGGACGGATACAGCAGCACCGCTCGGCCCCCGGCCAGCCCGGCCCCGGCCAGCGCCGCGGCCCGCGACCGCGCGTCGTCGTCCAGCTCCCGGTAGGTCAGCGTGTCACCGGGCTCCTCGCCGTCCCGCAGGAAGATGTAGGCGGCCTCGTCCGGCTGCTTCTCCCGCCGCAGCCGTAGCGCGTCGGTCACGGTGCTGAACGCGGTCGCCCGCGCTTCGAATCCCGTGCTCGTCATGGTGTGTCCTCTCTTCGGCGTTCGACGCGACGGCCGGCTCAGGTGTACGGAAGGTCCAGCGGCGCCAGGCTGTGGAACAGGTCGCCCGGGCCGGGATTGGCCGGATCGGTCGTCCCGCCCAGGTGGTCGAGCACGCCCCAGACGGCGTTGAGGGCG contains:
- a CDS encoding fatty acyl-AMP ligase, with the translated sequence MTSTGFEARATAFSTVTDALRLRREKQPDEAAYIFLRDGEEPGDTLTYRELDDDARSRAAALAGAGLAGGRAVLLYPSGLEFIRTLLGCLHARIAAAPVQVPNRRSSLRRLRRIADDAGTTTVLTTGAIKQRLEADFADAPELHGLVLIDTESLVPPADGWSGAAPEPGDIALLQYTSGSTGDPKGVMVTHANFVANVAETEESWPLRTDDVVVSWLPLFHDMGMLFGIMLPLCAGIPAYLMAPEAFIRRPQRWLRAISRFRGTHAAAPSFAYDLCVRAAETAPGDALDLSCWRVAANGAEPVRWHTIEAFTERFAAAGFAAEAMCAGYGLAENTLKATASVESELPSVRWVSSRALREGRAEPAVAGAADVQPLVGSGRAAGRTRVRVVDPQTRALCPPGVVGEVWIHGPCVALGYLDRAGETAETFAARIAGDPTDAAYLRTGDLGFLVDDELYVTGRLKDVIIRSGRNYYPQDIELLAESAAEGLRTNCAAAFSVDDGRTEQLIVVVEADGRVLRATGPAQLRDRIHAAIRDGVRLDADQILLVQRGTVPRTSSGKVQRRACRSLYLDGQLTAAEPVQPVRAGAADVR
- a CDS encoding acetyl/propionyl/methylcrotonyl-CoA carboxylase subunit alpha yields the protein MRKVLIANRGEIAVRIARACSDEGLIGVAVYAEPDRDALHVRVADEAYALGGDTPAESYLDIAKVLRAAAESGADAVHPGYGFLSENADFAQAVLDAGLTWIGPPPAAIRALGDKVTARHLAGRVGAPLAPGTPNPVADADEVIAFAAEHGLPVAIKAAYGGGGRGLKVARDLADIPELYHSAVREAVTAFGRGECFVERYLEGPRHVETQCLADRHGAVVVVSTRDCTLQRRHQKLVEEAPAPYLTPGQRDTLVRASKAILREAGYVGAGTCEFLVGRDGTIAFLEVNTRLQVEHPVTEEVTGIDLVREMFRLAAGEHLGYDDPPARGHSIEFRINGEDPGRGFLPAPGTVTRFAPPAGPGVRLDTGVETGAVIGPAWDSMLAKLIVTGRDRRQALQRARRALAEFQVDGIATTLPFHRAVVTDPAFAPEDDSPFGVHTRWIESEFDNRIDPYPAPAGETAVAAERETVIVEVGGKRVEVTLPAGLSGATPTAGQAKRPPQRRAASAGGGTGGGEALTSPMHGTITKVAVADGQRVAAGDLIVVLEAMKMEQPLQAHRAGVIKGMTAEVGTNVHSGALICEIKD
- a CDS encoding acyl-CoA carboxylase epsilon subunit → MSTARTHLVVTGEPSAEQLAAVVVAIVLRSRTPSIEPGQAAGGTWAAPARHMTGRPAELGPGAWRAAGWLPPPTR
- a CDS encoding acyl-CoA carboxylase subunit beta, with translation MSADEISASTADRLAELGRRRAELAAGATTDAAERQHAKGKMTARERIDALFDPGSFVELDAFARHRSRDFGMDRHRPLGDGVVTGYGTIDGRRVCVFAQDFTVFGGSLGEVYGEKIVKVMDLALRTGCPIIGINDSGGARIQEGVVSLAYYAELVKRHVAASGVIPQISLMVGPCAGGAVYAPAVTDVVVMVENISHMFVTGPDVLHTVTGQRVDREQLGGAMRHNTVSGSSHYLAQDEKDAFEYVRLVLSHLPSNNMQEPPVFDTPVATDVTDGDRRLDTIIPDRPNQPYDMQQVIRTVLDDGELLETQQLFARNIICGLGRVAGRSVGVVANQPMVAAAALDIDACEKAARFIRMCDAFHVPILSFVDVPGFLPALEQETDGIIRRGAKLIYAYAEATVPMVTVVTRKAYGGGYGVMGSKHLGVDINLAWPTAEIAVMGGESAVTVLHRRAVAEADDPAAERRRLRAEYERTLCNPYVAAERGYVDEVIMPHETRLAVTRALDALRDKRSTRISRKHGNIPL